In Chryseobacterium gleum, a single genomic region encodes these proteins:
- a CDS encoding helix-turn-helix domain-containing protein, translated as MKNPKPIPEIEVIKASLCKEFGYLPGDKIPNSKVSIELGKIDATATLIYAKTLNRKARFAKPGECQYTIELEKERSKNPKPEKIGVGLLNVKEAAKELRITTKNLQHIKRRGEIEYKKIGSRFFFKPEEVERVRIQRAIDKL; from the coding sequence ATGAAAAACCCAAAACCAATCCCAGAAATAGAGGTAATTAAAGCAAGCCTATGTAAAGAATTTGGCTATTTGCCAGGAGACAAAATTCCCAATAGTAAAGTCTCAATTGAATTAGGAAAAATTGACGCAACTGCTACACTCATATACGCTAAAACTCTAAATCGCAAGGCCAGATTTGCTAAACCTGGAGAATGCCAGTACACTATTGAGCTGGAAAAAGAGAGATCAAAAAATCCAAAACCTGAAAAGATAGGCGTTGGACTGTTGAATGTCAAAGAAGCTGCCAAAGAACTCAGAATTACAACGAAAAATCTTCAGCATATCAAACGAAGAGGCGAAATTGAATATAAGAAAATAGGCAGCAGGTTTTTCTTCAAACCAGAAGAAGTTGAAAGAGTGAGAATACAAAGAGCTATTGACAAGCTTTAA
- a CDS encoding DUF1376 domain-containing protein, protein MAKDPAVLVYFDKWISSTNGMKAHLRAWYMDLLFYQYDNPDGIPDDTDVIAGICRILPSEYQMLEQMLEQVLKLKFKLCEGKWKNNFAEEIISKRQDFKSKRAKSGNIGVIIKLAKTIKGFNNKYLARLKDSLYQMNDEEIEQAKNKQMLEQMLKLYINEDVDVNINKDKSINKDIPSKEDFSNYALEYIEENKIGKKEQYQSQIESKYDTWVASGWKDGYGKKIENWKLKIQNTIPHIKPIYGKSNNNNQQNGFGNQNGNTARGNPTSGKVSASSILARQAREQSTGNSESGDVTIEAEVVE, encoded by the coding sequence ATGGCAAAAGATCCTGCAGTTCTTGTCTATTTTGACAAGTGGATTTCGTCAACAAATGGAATGAAGGCACATTTGAGGGCGTGGTATATGGACTTGCTATTCTACCAATATGATAACCCTGATGGCATTCCGGATGATACTGATGTTATAGCAGGAATATGTAGAATACTACCAAGTGAATATCAAATGCTTGAGCAAATGCTTGAGCAAGTGCTTAAGCTAAAGTTTAAGCTATGCGAAGGAAAATGGAAAAATAACTTCGCCGAGGAAATAATTTCAAAACGCCAGGACTTTAAGTCAAAACGAGCTAAAAGTGGCAATATTGGAGTAATAATTAAGCTCGCAAAAACTATTAAAGGCTTTAATAATAAGTATTTAGCGAGATTGAAAGATTCATTATATCAAATGAATGACGAAGAAATAGAACAAGCAAAAAACAAGCAAATGCTTGAGCAAATGCTTAAGCTATATATAAATGAAGATGTAGATGTAAATATAAATAAAGATAAAAGTATAAATAAAGATATTCCATCAAAAGAAGATTTTTCAAATTATGCTCTTGAGTACATCGAAGAAAATAAAATCGGAAAAAAAGAACAGTATCAATCTCAGATAGAATCAAAATACGATACATGGGTTGCTTCAGGTTGGAAAGATGGATATGGCAAAAAGATTGAAAACTGGAAATTAAAAATTCAAAATACAATACCTCACATAAAACCAATTTATGGAAAATCAAATAACAACAACCAGCAAAACGGATTTGGTAATCAAAATGGAAATACCGCCAGAGGTAATCCGACATCCGGGAAAGTATCCGCTTCTTCCATACTTGCCAGACAAGCTCGTGAACAGTCTACCGGAAACAGTGAAAGCGGAGATGTCACAATCGAAGCTGAAGTGGTCGAGTGA
- a CDS encoding helix-turn-helix domain-containing protein codes for MKTKVNRTPTDMLDDLSIFIYNLRNAGYTLMNIARIVKKDHSTVMYHLRKYEGLSQFNQEFKNRIKNFNEENFLKKMNYSKLLKNRTNVPVSVSFINSAQVQQKPLIKPLTGPQNYNDKDRDAVEKWLSFCAIGTTIIDTGTKMLKNKGLIHSRDGVFDLITAFKQLNKHFTGNENFDQKEIGIEDFVFTFLTSTEEQQQRVIKFQESLLRKG; via the coding sequence ATGAAAACAAAAGTTAACCGAACGCCAACGGATATGCTTGATGATCTTTCGATATTCATTTACAACTTACGAAATGCCGGATATACGCTGATGAATATTGCTAGAATCGTAAAAAAAGATCACTCAACAGTAATGTATCACTTACGAAAGTATGAAGGGCTATCACAGTTCAATCAGGAATTTAAAAACAGAATAAAAAACTTTAACGAAGAAAATTTTTTAAAGAAAATGAATTACTCAAAACTTTTAAAAAACAGAACAAACGTGCCGGTGTCAGTTTCTTTCATCAACTCCGCACAAGTACAACAAAAACCACTTATAAAGCCTTTAACTGGTCCGCAAAACTACAATGATAAAGACAGGGATGCGGTAGAAAAATGGTTAAGCTTCTGCGCTATCGGAACAACGATCATCGACACTGGAACCAAGATGTTAAAAAACAAAGGTTTGATTCATTCCCGGGATGGAGTATTTGATCTTATAACAGCCTTTAAACAGTTAAACAAGCACTTCACCGGAAATGAAAATTTCGACCAAAAAGAAATTGGAATAGAAGATTTTGTATTTACATTTTTAACATCGACTGAAGAACAACAACAGCGCGTTATAAAGTTCCAGGAGTCACTTTTGAGGAAAGGTTAG
- a CDS encoding recombination protein NinG codes for MKDIKPKECVVCGEDFMPFKTTERVCSLTCALAYAKSDVDKKNAKAWRKEKKIRKEKLKTQSDWLQDLQKDFNTFIRLRDRDKPCISCGTTRTDIKYDAGHFWTTGGFPNVRFDEDNVHKQCSNNCNLKKSGNINEYRPRLIEKIGIERFEALEFKARNGVLKLSIPEIKEKIEYYRLKIREMKKDLITI; via the coding sequence ATGAAGGATATAAAGCCTAAGGAGTGCGTAGTATGTGGGGAGGATTTTATGCCGTTTAAGACAACTGAAAGAGTTTGTTCTTTGACCTGCGCACTTGCTTATGCTAAATCAGATGTAGACAAGAAAAACGCTAAAGCTTGGAGAAAAGAGAAGAAGATCAGGAAGGAGAAATTAAAGACTCAAAGCGACTGGTTGCAGGACCTGCAAAAAGACTTCAATACATTTATTCGTTTAAGAGATAGAGATAAGCCTTGTATAAGCTGTGGAACTACGAGAACAGATATTAAGTACGACGCGGGGCATTTTTGGACTACAGGTGGATTTCCTAACGTGAGATTTGATGAAGATAATGTCCATAAGCAATGTAGCAATAATTGCAACCTAAAAAAGTCCGGAAACATTAACGAATATCGTCCGAGGCTTATTGAAAAAATTGGAATTGAAAGATTCGAGGCTTTAGAGTTCAAAGCTAGAAATGGAGTTTTAAAGTTGTCCATACCCGAGATAAAAGAAAAGATTGAGTATTACCGCTTAAAGATTAGGGAAATGAAAAAGGATCTTATAACTATTTAA
- a CDS encoding DNA-methyltransferase, producing MKRLPDESIDVICIDPPYLYLKNQKLERPFDEHKFFSECRRLLTKNGFIVMFGRGESFYRWNTILSELKFSFKEEIIWNKSYTTSSMHAISRCHETVVIFGKDAGINNVRVPYLEVKQENISSIIQDIKRIKSALNNTKELEALELFMTKRMIEFGEDKKRGFNTTIQGVSKEQCRSVKTMQSVVYGMKEKSIINVKRNHYGTIHPTEKPVRLLERLLALVIPESKPREEIIVADFFGGSMSCMEAVHNMGMKGIACEIDQEYFEKGKERIEKLQPLQPELFR from the coding sequence ATGAAAAGACTTCCAGATGAAAGTATTGACGTGATCTGTATAGATCCGCCGTATTTGTACTTGAAAAATCAAAAGCTTGAAAGACCGTTTGATGAGCATAAGTTTTTCTCAGAATGCAGAAGGCTTTTAACAAAAAATGGTTTTATCGTGATGTTTGGCCGTGGTGAAAGTTTCTATCGTTGGAATACGATTCTTTCAGAGCTAAAATTTAGCTTCAAAGAGGAAATTATATGGAACAAATCTTACACAACTTCCTCAATGCACGCAATTAGCAGGTGTCATGAAACCGTTGTGATATTTGGGAAAGATGCGGGAATAAATAATGTACGGGTACCTTATCTTGAGGTTAAGCAAGAAAATATATCTAGCATAATTCAAGATATTAAAAGAATCAAATCAGCACTTAATAACACAAAGGAACTGGAAGCTTTAGAGTTATTTATGACCAAAAGAATGATAGAGTTTGGTGAAGATAAAAAACGAGGGTTTAATACTACAATACAAGGTGTGAGTAAAGAACAATGTCGATCGGTTAAAACTATGCAGTCGGTAGTGTATGGAATGAAAGAAAAGAGTATTATAAATGTAAAAAGAAATCATTATGGTACAATTCATCCTACCGAAAAACCAGTCCGTCTTTTAGAACGGCTTTTAGCACTTGTTATTCCAGAATCAAAACCTCGTGAGGAAATTATAGTAGCTGACTTCTTCGGAGGTTCAATGTCTTGTATGGAAGCTGTACACAATATGGGAATGAAAGGAATAGCCTGTGAGATAGATCAGGAGTATTTTGAAAAGGGAAAAGAAAGGATAGAAAAACTACAACCGTTGCAGCCTGAATTATTTAGGTAG
- a CDS encoding terminase large subunit domain-containing protein: MQNDDVLGALVESFKRRIFDFITVREGKRHEKQDEALRILTDDITTEFLYGGAAGGAKSWTGAAWLMLSALAYPDTKWFIGRESLKRLRESTLITFFKVAKAYKIPKNIFKYNGQDHYIQFTNGSRIDLLDLRYLPSDQLYERYGSLEYTGGWIEEGGEINFGAYDTLKTRIGRHMNEEYGLKPKIFVTCNPKKNWMYSYFYKPMKEGLLKLKQKFIQAFVQENPFITTDYIEQLESTTDKAKRERLLKGNWEYDDNPYKLTIYDRILDLWKNDHIEKKGRKYITADVARFGSDLATVGVWEDWDLIEVHEFEISKTTEIQACIQAMRIKHKIPKHNCIADADGVGGGVVDNLDIIGFVNNAKPFEENTGQSKNAPKYKNMQTQLLVYLAEKIINQNKMNISADISEKQKEYIKEELDTIERIPDVDIVTLVDKTQIKQNIGRSPDYRDMILMRCYFDFKNPDRVDLKTLGRMLG, encoded by the coding sequence ATGCAGAATGATGATGTACTTGGTGCTTTAGTAGAGTCCTTCAAGCGAAGGATTTTTGACTTTATAACTGTTCGTGAAGGTAAAAGGCACGAAAAGCAGGATGAGGCATTGCGTATTTTGACAGATGATATTACCACAGAATTTTTGTATGGTGGCGCAGCGGGAGGTGCAAAATCTTGGACGGGCGCTGCTTGGCTCATGCTTTCGGCTTTAGCTTATCCAGATACAAAATGGTTTATTGGCAGGGAATCATTGAAGAGGTTACGAGAATCAACATTGATAACATTTTTTAAAGTTGCAAAAGCATATAAAATTCCCAAGAATATTTTTAAGTACAATGGGCAGGATCATTATATCCAATTTACAAACGGCAGCCGGATAGATCTATTAGATTTACGCTACTTGCCATCTGATCAGCTTTATGAGCGTTATGGCTCTCTGGAATATACGGGAGGCTGGATAGAAGAAGGCGGAGAAATTAATTTCGGAGCATATGATACGCTTAAAACTAGGATAGGGCGACATATGAATGAAGAGTATGGTTTAAAGCCAAAGATTTTTGTTACATGTAATCCAAAGAAGAATTGGATGTACTCGTATTTTTATAAGCCAATGAAGGAAGGTTTATTAAAATTAAAGCAAAAATTTATTCAGGCATTTGTTCAGGAAAACCCTTTTATTACTACCGATTATATTGAACAGCTAGAAAGCACCACAGATAAAGCAAAGAGGGAAAGATTATTAAAGGGTAATTGGGAGTACGACGACAATCCTTATAAACTTACAATCTATGATCGAATACTAGATCTATGGAAAAATGATCATATTGAAAAAAAAGGACGGAAATATATAACTGCCGATGTTGCTCGTTTCGGTTCCGATTTGGCTACGGTTGGTGTTTGGGAGGACTGGGATTTAATTGAAGTTCATGAATTTGAAATCAGTAAAACAACAGAGATACAAGCTTGCATTCAAGCAATGCGGATTAAACATAAAATTCCGAAGCATAATTGTATCGCTGACGCCGATGGTGTTGGAGGGGGCGTAGTTGATAATCTTGACATAATTGGTTTTGTAAATAACGCAAAACCATTTGAGGAAAATACTGGACAAAGTAAAAACGCACCCAAATATAAAAACATGCAGACGCAGTTATTGGTTTATTTGGCTGAAAAAATAATTAATCAAAATAAGATGAATATTTCTGCTGATATATCAGAAAAGCAAAAGGAATATATAAAAGAAGAATTAGACACTATAGAAAGAATTCCTGATGTTGATATTGTTACTTTAGTGGATAAAACACAGATAAAACAAAATATTGGCAGGTCTCCAGATTATAGAGATATGATACTGATGAGGTGTTATTTTGACTTTAAAAACCCTGATCGTGTAGACCTTAAAACTTTAGGCAGAATGTTAGGATAA
- a CDS encoding phage portal protein — MDLKGLDAEEIVKKLDKLRPNTDYLSKAVLQYNVETHEIFTNKTKYPDKLVETEEGTASQPINRIGFAFQQLIVDKIVAFGFGKPVTYIPTNDSFSLVQDVLKQNKIISLTRDAAREVYGTTKVAEVWYLTPEADRLRVKLLRPTEGDVFYPVFENGDMTAFVREIILKDDSDKEVEYREIYTAEEKIVLKKESQWIEEGRERNLIGKIPVVYGSQKKTEWDIVQVLIERMEELASGHAETNDYHADPKVKAKGELTGFARKGQKGAIFQMEKDSELDYLTWDNNTESQKLEFDNLKEFVYKLTQTPDISFEKLKSMGAISGVAAQYYFMDIHLKVEMKREIWDDYLTRRINIIKAFLANVLSTKDAKKLEELEVDIVYNPYMINDMKEKISYLMDATGGQAIMSVETAMRNLGIDDPVEEMQRIRDENEYSAETENAKTFGL; from the coding sequence ATGGATTTAAAAGGATTAGATGCAGAGGAAATAGTAAAGAAGCTGGATAAATTAAGACCGAACACAGACTATTTATCGAAAGCTGTTCTGCAGTACAATGTGGAAACCCACGAGATTTTCACCAATAAAACGAAATACCCGGATAAACTTGTTGAAACTGAAGAGGGGACTGCATCACAGCCTATTAATAGAATTGGTTTTGCGTTTCAACAGTTAATAGTTGATAAAATTGTGGCGTTTGGTTTTGGAAAACCTGTTACATACATTCCGACTAATGACAGTTTCTCATTGGTTCAGGATGTTTTAAAACAAAATAAGATCATTTCTTTAACGCGTGATGCAGCAAGGGAAGTTTACGGAACCACAAAAGTAGCAGAGGTTTGGTATTTGACGCCCGAAGCTGATAGATTGCGCGTTAAATTATTGCGACCAACAGAAGGTGACGTTTTCTACCCTGTTTTTGAGAATGGAGATATGACTGCCTTTGTTCGTGAAATTATTTTAAAGGACGATAGTGATAAAGAAGTTGAATATCGTGAGATATACACGGCTGAAGAAAAGATCGTTCTTAAGAAGGAATCACAATGGATTGAGGAAGGTAGAGAGCGTAATTTGATCGGCAAAATTCCTGTTGTATATGGTTCACAAAAGAAAACTGAATGGGATATTGTGCAGGTTTTAATTGAAAGAATGGAAGAGTTAGCTTCTGGACATGCTGAAACTAATGACTATCATGCAGATCCAAAAGTTAAGGCAAAAGGTGAGTTAACTGGTTTTGCTAGAAAGGGTCAGAAAGGGGCTATTTTCCAAATGGAAAAAGATTCGGAGTTAGACTATCTTACATGGGATAATAATACAGAATCTCAAAAATTGGAATTTGATAATCTCAAAGAATTTGTATACAAACTCACCCAGACCCCAGATATTTCATTTGAAAAACTTAAATCAATGGGTGCTATCTCAGGAGTTGCTGCACAGTATTACTTCATGGATATTCATTTGAAAGTTGAAATGAAGCGTGAAATATGGGATGATTACTTGACAAGGCGTATCAATATCATCAAGGCATTCCTGGCTAATGTACTCAGCACCAAAGACGCTAAAAAGCTAGAAGAACTCGAAGTTGATATTGTTTACAATCCGTACATGATCAACGATATGAAGGAAAAGATAAGTTATTTGATGGATGCAACTGGGGGTCAAGCTATAATGTCTGTGGAAACTGCTATGAGGAATCTTGGCATTGATGATCCGGTGGAAGAAATGCAAAGGATTAGAGATGAAAACGAATATTCGGCGGAAACAGAGAATGCTAAAACGTTTGGATTATGA
- a CDS encoding major capsid protein — protein MSEIVTSIFGQYGTSGALQAIIDKRMDRFKTREFTKYLSWDTPQVDLSFADVIGRSRIEAIASVIGEDAVSPVRSRQGLEKLEGKIPTISHKYLMKASDYRNYITLQNQNNVSDDTKKKQIIDLIFNDVKNAADGCTARVDVMFLQALSTGKIDLSVAGNPDGVAYGPIDMMLPADNILTADKIWTDPTAKPTNDFEKVIAAAQAKGNGDFAKILMTRPTFNKLKDSAEIQAIFKNSNKDNYALVTLARVNDFFTSNGLPAIELQDSLFGLEQDGNITTFKAFADDVIVFVPQGQLGTVKNGLVVEGDLMQVSGHSYANVDKVKIAKWSKTEPMNEFTRGQLHAIPALTAIDAVYHLKLKLA, from the coding sequence ATGAGTGAAATTGTAACATCAATATTCGGACAATACGGAACAAGTGGCGCTCTTCAAGCGATTATCGACAAAAGGATGGATAGATTCAAAACCAGAGAATTTACCAAATATCTTTCTTGGGACACCCCTCAGGTTGATCTTTCATTTGCAGATGTCATTGGTAGAAGCAGAATTGAAGCTATCGCATCAGTAATTGGTGAAGATGCCGTATCTCCTGTAAGAAGCAGACAAGGACTTGAGAAGTTAGAGGGTAAAATTCCTACTATTTCTCATAAGTACCTGATGAAAGCTTCTGATTACAGAAACTACATTACTTTACAAAATCAGAATAACGTTTCTGATGATACAAAGAAAAAGCAAATCATTGATCTTATTTTCAATGATGTAAAAAATGCTGCAGACGGTTGTACCGCCAGAGTAGACGTTATGTTTTTACAGGCACTATCAACTGGTAAAATTGATCTTAGTGTTGCAGGCAATCCTGACGGTGTGGCTTATGGTCCAATCGACATGATGCTTCCTGCGGACAATATCCTTACGGCTGATAAAATCTGGACTGATCCAACGGCAAAGCCAACAAATGATTTTGAAAAGGTAATTGCTGCAGCACAGGCAAAAGGCAATGGAGATTTTGCAAAAATTCTCATGACCAGACCAACTTTCAACAAACTGAAAGACTCTGCTGAGATCCAGGCAATTTTCAAAAATTCGAATAAAGATAATTATGCGCTGGTAACACTTGCCAGAGTAAATGATTTCTTTACTTCCAATGGTTTACCGGCAATTGAACTTCAAGATTCATTATTTGGACTTGAGCAGGACGGAAATATTACCACATTCAAAGCATTTGCTGATGATGTGATAGTATTTGTTCCTCAAGGGCAGTTAGGGACTGTAAAGAATGGTCTTGTGGTTGAAGGAGACTTAATGCAAGTATCTGGACATTCTTATGCAAACGTTGACAAAGTTAAGATCGCTAAGTGGTCTAAAACTGAACCAATGAATGAGTTCACAAGAGGACAGTTGCATGCTATTCCGGCATTAACTGCGATCGATGCTGTTTATCATTTAAAACTAAAACTAGCATAA
- a CDS encoding DUF6706 family protein, giving the protein MKVRDYLSANLELWSVEVSDSLIDAELINVGLNGDSEYEPELEVKTNTLFYNLIPKLLLSPKRVSEGQFTIEYDKNAMLAYYSMIADQLGLPNNLERNKIRDRSNLW; this is encoded by the coding sequence ATGAAAGTTAGGGATTATTTGTCAGCAAATCTTGAGTTATGGTCGGTTGAAGTATCCGATTCGCTTATTGATGCAGAATTGATTAATGTAGGATTGAATGGCGACTCTGAATACGAACCCGAATTAGAAGTAAAAACTAATACGCTGTTTTACAATTTAATCCCTAAGCTTTTATTATCTCCGAAAAGAGTTTCAGAAGGGCAGTTTACAATAGAATATGATAAAAATGCCATGCTTGCTTACTACAGTATGATTGCTGACCAGTTAGGACTTCCAAACAATTTGGAAAGAAACAAAATTCGTGATCGTTCAAATCTTTGGTAA